Genomic segment of Leishmania panamensis strain MHOM/PA/94/PSC-1 chromosome 20 sequence:
ATTGTCGACTGCAGACGCACAGGCCACAgcaaccaaaaaaaaaaaacacgttcctcctgctgccgccgctgaaACGATTCGTTTCGTTGTTGTCTTCTTCGTGTTATGTCTTGTCGTGCAAAAATAAAgggttcttttttttctcccttgcATCCAAGCAGACGTGCTTACTGCAGAAACGAAAGAGGAACAACCATTAACAAAATCACAACAGGCGGTGGATGCAAAGATACGAAGCAAAGAAACGAGTAAAAGGATAAAGGGGAGGATAACCACACTGTGCGCGTTCCGccctctcgcctctttgTCGCCCTTTGctgcttcttccccttctcgctctcgatacacacaggcacacacttTTGCGCTGGGGtggcttttcctctctccctgtacCGCAAGCGTGGAACGCGACACAGAAAAGCCGGACAAGGAAGCGTAGGGCAAATGCCCGCAGGGCGTGGActtgctgtggtggtggccctGGTGCTTCTGTGCACCTCTGTCTTGTCTTCGGCCGACATCATTGGCCACTCGCACGGCACGATCATATCCCCTCGAGCGAATGCGTACCGAAGCCGTAATACCCTCTCTCCAGTTGGCTACTATAAGCTCCCGGTGTGTCAACCTTCTGAGGAGGTGATGTCAGCGAAGCGCGAGCATCTCTTCCTTGGCGAGATCTTGATGGGCAACCGTCTGGAGCCGACCAGCTTTGAGTTCAAGGTCGGCGAGGACGTCATGTGCGCCACCTTGTGCAATGCAAGGTTCAGCATGAAAGAGGTTCGGCGCGCGAACTACATGATCACAAATGCTTACTACGTGCGTATGTTCCTCGACAACACACCGCTTGTTTCGGCAGTTCCTAATGACAGCAACGAAGTTTACCGCCGCGGGTACGCCCTCGGTATGTCGTATGACACCGCCAAGTCTCAACTGAAAAAGAATATCCTTAACAATCACCTTGCTTTTACCATTCGCACTAAGAGCCAGGCGATCTCTCAGTTCACTcgagaggtggtggtcggCTTCAAAGTCGTTGCCTCAAGTGTTGCGCAGGTCCACACTTGCTCAACAACCGCGTTTGAGCACTCAAACGAGTCGTACTTCTTGCCGAGAAGTAGGGATGGAATAGAGGCTACGATCCCCTTCACTTACAGCGTGACGTGGGAGAGGTCGGACGAGCCATACCCCATCAAGTACAGCGTTACGGAAAAGATCCAGCGACGTGGGCACAAGATTGCTGCCATATACGGCGTTCTGCTTACTATTCTGGCGGGCTTTCTGGTAGCGTTTGTGCTGCTCCGCACGGTGCGCAAGGACCTCGCTGTCTACTTTGACGAGGAGCTCGACGACAAAGAGGTACGTGAGGAGTCGGGTTGGAAGCTGGTGCGCGGCGATGCTTTCCGCGCACCCCCACAGGCTGCAACCCTGGCGACGGTCGTCGGCGCCGGATGTCAGATTGCGGTAACCATGCTCACCAGCGTGTTCCTCTGCGCGATCCACGCAGTGAACCCGACACACCGTGGCACCTTTCTGAGCACCGTCATTGTACTTTTTCTGATTGCGCACATTGTCTCCGGCTTTGTGGCGGCCCGACTGCTGAAGCTCTGCGGTAGGGCCTCGTGGAAGCTGTCCATGTGTTGCATGGCAGCGTTCCCGGCAGCACTGGGATGCGGCATCATGGTGCTAAATCTCATCCAATGGGCAAAGCACAGCACAGCCGCCATCCCGTTCCCGACCGCGGTGGGGATTATATCGATATGGCTGCTCATCTCGCTTCCTTTTGGGTTCTTTGGCATTTACTGGGGCTTGAAGATGGACACCCTCGCCGTCACGGCCAAGGTCGGCAGCATCCCCCGACTCATCCCAGAAAATGCGGGTAGGGCAACCCTTTATTATGTTCTTGCTGGTAGTCTTGTACCCTTCATTGCGTGCTGCATTGAGATGCCATTCGCATTAAATGCCTTCTGGCGCGAGGAACCCATGTACCTCTACGGATtcctcaccttcttctccatTGCACTGGCAATACTCTGCGCGGAGGTGGGTATTGTGGTGACCTACTTCACCTTGCGCGGGGAGGACtaccgctggtggtggcgtaGCTACGCCTCTCTTGCGACGACTGGCGTTCACGTCTTTCTATACAGCATTTTCTTCCTGAAGAGATATCTGCAAATCCGCATGCTTTCCTCAGTTGTCCTCTTTCTGGGCTACATGCTCGGTGTGTCCATCATGTTTGGTATGGCGCTCGGGTCTATCGGGTTCATTAGTTCGTTGTGGATGGTCCAGAAGATGTACAGCTCCATCAAAGCTGAATAACGAGGTGGCTATGCACGTGGAATAttcaccacctccccctttcac
This window contains:
- a CDS encoding transmembrane/endomembrane-like protein (TriTrypDB/GeneDB-style sysID: LpmP.20.3380), producing the protein MPAGRGLAVVVALVLLCTSVLSSADIIGHSHGTIISPRANAYRSRNTLSPVGYYKLPVCQPSEEVMSAKREHLFLGEILMGNRLEPTSFEFKVGEDVMCATLCNARFSMKEVRRANYMITNAYYVRMFLDNTPLVSAVPNDSNEVYRRGYALGMSYDTAKSQLKKNILNNHLAFTIRTKSQAISQFTREVVVGFKVVASSVAQVHTCSTTAFEHSNESYFLPRSRDGIEATIPFTYSVTWERSDEPYPIKYSVTEKIQRRGHKIAAIYGVLLTILAGFLVAFVLLRTVRKDLAVYFDEELDDKEVREESGWKLVRGDAFRAPPQAATLATVVGAGCQIAVTMLTSVFLCAIHAVNPTHRGTFLSTVIVLFLIAHIVSGFVAARLLKLCGRASWKLSMCCMAAFPAALGCGIMVLNLIQWAKHSTAAIPFPTAVGIISIWLLISLPFGFFGIYWGLKMDTLAVTAKVGSIPRLIPENAGRATLYYVLAGSLVPFIACCIEMPFALNAFWREEPMYLYGFLTFFSIALAILCAEVGIVVTYFTLRGEDYRWWWRSYASLATTGVHVFLYSIFFLKRYLQIRMLSSVVLFLGYMLGVSIMFGMALGSIGFISSLWMVQKMYSSIKAE